A part of Ignavibacteriales bacterium genomic DNA contains:
- a CDS encoding MarR family transcriptional regulator produces MEETNSINSTAEKLASLTFSLLANCQEKEIRLAEAHKLTQAEFRCLRLFGAEESVNNKQIAERMNLSPSRLTRIIDGLVQKEYVLREIDPSDRRNMRVFLSKRGMALVQQLNNAYLNIHKEILQDIDETQHRPLITAMTHLLSALEKWIAKT; encoded by the coding sequence ATGGAAGAAACGAATAGCATAAATAGTACGGCTGAAAAATTAGCCAGTTTAACTTTCAGCTTGTTAGCAAATTGTCAGGAAAAAGAAATCAGATTAGCTGAAGCACACAAACTTACGCAAGCTGAGTTCCGATGCCTGAGATTGTTTGGCGCTGAAGAAAGCGTGAACAATAAACAAATAGCCGAAAGAATGAATCTCAGCCCAAGCCGGCTTACTCGAATTATAGATGGCTTAGTTCAGAAGGAATATGTCCTTCGTGAGATTGATCCAAGTGATAGGCGCAATATGAGAGTTTTCCTTTCGAAAAGGGGGATGGCACTTGTGCAGCAATTAAATAATGCTTATCTCAATATTCACAAAGAAATTTTGCAGGATATTGATGAAACCCAGCACCGTCCGCTAATTACTGCAATGACTCATTTGCTTTCTGCGTTAGAAAAATGGATTGCAAAAACATAA
- a CDS encoding O-methyltransferase, producing the protein MNRIIYPNQQKYLSDFDSSSDELLLEMEKFAVEKNIPILAKQSAKFIEQVILIHNPKRVLEIGTAIAYTSIRIARLLKKKRIVDTIEKSEDNISLAESFIEKAGLKDRIHILKGEAFNIIPQLTKKYDFIFLDADKQDYKRLLDYSLVLLKKGGVIVVDNLLWHGFVAGKSVPAEYKISTNHIKEFNKIFLTQPNLRSSIQPIGDGLGIGIKI; encoded by the coding sequence ATGAATCGAATTATTTACCCCAACCAGCAGAAATATCTTTCTGATTTTGATAGCAGCTCCGATGAATTATTATTAGAGATGGAGAAGTTTGCTGTCGAAAAAAATATTCCAATTCTTGCAAAACAGTCGGCTAAATTTATTGAGCAAGTAATCCTTATTCATAATCCTAAACGGGTTTTAGAAATTGGAACGGCTATCGCATACACCTCAATTAGGATTGCAAGATTATTGAAGAAGAAACGAATCGTAGATACGATTGAAAAAAGTGAAGATAATATTTCGCTTGCCGAAAGTTTTATAGAAAAAGCGGGGCTGAAAGATCGAATCCATATTCTCAAAGGAGAAGCATTCAATATTATTCCTCAGCTTACAAAGAAATATGACTTTATTTTTTTGGATGCGGATAAACAGGATTATAAAAGATTATTGGATTACTCGCTTGTTCTTTTAAAGAAGGGTGGAGTAATTGTTGTTGATAATCTTTTGTGGCATGGATTTGTTGCCGGTAAAAGTGTTCCCGCTGAATATAAAATTTCAACTAATCATATAAAAGAATTCAACAAGATATTTTTAACTCAGCCCAACTTAAGAAGCTCTATTCAACCGATTGGTGATGGATTGGGGATTGGAATAAAAATTTGA
- a CDS encoding S8 family serine peptidase, whose amino-acid sequence MDSIGVDVVSSSLGYSEFDATDFSYSYSDMNGHTTIVSQAVNLAFERGIVTITSAGNEGSSPWFYITSPADAFDVISVGAVTSNNNVDTYSSRGPTFDGRIKPEVVAMGTSVWGVIASQLSGYASNSGTSAAAPIVAGVAGLILSTYPHLSNIQVRSILMETSDNAASPDNERGYGLVSAVNAISYPNLQRITNSFILNKIFFNNTSIVPGSVKVNFIGKEGQSNSLPMGFDNLYKYNVEVPAYFDNELVQFYFSFTDSLGNTIREPSNTNYKFSYGDLEIALNLSLPAFAGDYIISDLYPNPYIPSDHNTVRFNYKSAGNEKLKLMIIDAAGQKVKSFETVTAEGENFMEWNGYSDNGYLCASGVYYFLVELNGQQFGRKLILLK is encoded by the coding sequence ATGGATTCAATAGGCGTTGATGTAGTAAGCAGTTCGCTCGGTTACAGTGAGTTTGATGCAACTGATTTTTCATATTCGTATTCAGATATGAATGGTCATACAACAATTGTTAGTCAGGCTGTCAATCTTGCTTTTGAAAGAGGCATAGTTACAATTACATCTGCTGGCAACGAAGGTTCATCCCCCTGGTTTTATATTACTTCGCCGGCTGATGCATTTGATGTGATTTCAGTTGGTGCAGTCACAAGCAATAATAATGTTGATACATACAGCAGCCGCGGTCCAACCTTCGATGGAAGAATAAAGCCTGAGGTTGTTGCGATGGGAACATCTGTGTGGGGAGTGATCGCCTCACAGCTTAGCGGTTATGCATCTAATAGTGGTACCTCTGCTGCAGCACCGATTGTCGCCGGTGTTGCGGGACTAATACTTTCAACTTATCCGCATTTATCAAATATTCAGGTGCGAAGTATTCTAATGGAAACGTCTGATAATGCAGCATCTCCTGACAATGAAAGAGGCTATGGTTTAGTGTCTGCTGTGAATGCAATTTCATACCCCAACCTTCAAAGAATTACAAATTCATTTATTCTAAATAAAATATTTTTTAATAATACTTCTATTGTCCCGGGTTCGGTGAAGGTTAATTTTATCGGCAAGGAAGGACAAAGCAACTCGTTGCCAATGGGTTTTGATAATTTGTACAAATACAATGTTGAAGTACCGGCATATTTTGATAATGAATTAGTTCAATTTTATTTTTCATTTACCGATAGTTTGGGTAATACAATTCGTGAGCCGTCAAATACGAACTACAAATTCAGTTATGGCGATCTGGAAATTGCTCTTAATCTCTCGTTGCCTGCTTTTGCCGGTGATTATATAATTAGTGATCTTTATCCCAATCCTTATATCCCTTCAGATCACAATACCGTTCGGTTTAATTATAAATCAGCAGGAAATGAAAAATTAAAGTTGATGATTATTGATGCAGCTGGGCAAAAAGTAAAATCGTTCGAGACTGTTACTGCAGAAGGTGAAAATTTTATGGAGTGGAATGGATATTCAGACAACGGATATTTGTGTGCAAGCGGAGTTTATTATTTTTTAGTTGAACTTAATGGACAGCAGTTCGGAAGAAAACTGATATTATTGAAATAG
- a CDS encoding glycosyltransferase family 9 protein, producing MKYEKIFSSLILFFLKIFLSLKESNSLDLGNPKKILIIRQHNQLGDMFAGVSLFKAVKQKYPEANVTLIASPQNFAAVQNKFILKLFVFDKSKLFQFNYLKKLYQILRTDYDVVIVPVTVSISLTSNLLARFSKSKIRIGPASLDGKVNDSAFLFDRRINLDWRKYHDCHIAERILDIVRPFGIATEDFRSELTLDRNDELIANNFISKIKPTNGELIIGLHVGAGKPQNKWALINYVTLIGLLQKKYKVKFYLTGTDTDRDEINFILANSPIKILTFLNQRITAVASLISKSNLFISNDTGVMHAAGTTETPQISIFGPTNPLNWAPIGINKFFLRKSELIDDVHPTDVFQLCKSILDNQKK from the coding sequence ATGAAGTATGAAAAAATATTTTCAAGCTTAATATTATTCTTCCTAAAAATATTTCTCTCGCTTAAAGAAAGTAACAGCCTCGATTTAGGAAACCCTAAAAAAATTCTCATCATCAGGCAGCATAATCAGCTTGGCGATATGTTTGCCGGTGTTTCGCTGTTCAAGGCAGTCAAACAAAAATATCCGGAAGCAAACGTCACTTTAATTGCAAGTCCCCAGAACTTCGCAGCAGTACAAAATAAATTTATCTTAAAGTTGTTTGTCTTCGATAAAAGCAAATTGTTTCAGTTCAATTATCTTAAAAAACTTTATCAAATTCTTAGAACTGATTATGACGTTGTGATTGTTCCCGTAACAGTTTCAATTTCTTTAACAAGTAATTTGCTTGCAAGATTTTCAAAATCGAAAATCAGGATTGGTCCGGCTTCATTAGATGGCAAAGTGAATGATAGTGCTTTCCTTTTTGATAGAAGAATCAATCTTGATTGGCGAAAATATCATGATTGTCATATCGCTGAACGGATTCTTGATATTGTACGACCGTTCGGTATTGCCACTGAAGATTTTAGATCAGAATTAACTTTAGATAGAAATGATGAATTGATTGCAAATAATTTTATCTCTAAAATCAAACCGACAAATGGAGAATTAATTATTGGCTTACATGTTGGCGCCGGCAAACCGCAGAACAAATGGGCGCTGATAAATTATGTCACACTGATCGGATTACTTCAAAAAAAATATAAAGTAAAATTTTATTTAACCGGCACTGATACTGATCGAGATGAAATAAATTTTATCCTGGCGAACTCTCCGATTAAAATACTTACTTTTCTGAATCAGCGGATAACCGCAGTTGCATCTTTAATATCTAAAAGTAATTTATTTATTAGTAATGATACAGGAGTAATGCACGCTGCCGGTACTACAGAGACTCCGCAGATAAGCATCTTTGGACCGACAAACCCTCTGAACTGGGCGCCGATTGGTATCAATAAATTTTTTCTTCGTAAATCAGAATTGATTGATGACGTCCATCCGACTGATGTTTTTCAACTTTGTAAATCTATTTTAGATAATCAGAAAAAATAA
- a CDS encoding deoxynucleoside kinase, with protein MNLESTEVKYIAIEGAIGAGKTTLAKKLKERLNSELILEEFEANPFLEKFYSDRRRFAFQTQMFFLINRYKQQEQLNQENLFTDFIVSDYIFEKDRIFAYMNLSAEELKLYESIFPLLARSLRKPDLVVYLQSGPERLMYNIKKRARKIERNLTRSYIEELSESYNHFFFRYQSTPLLIVNSTDIDFVNNEEDFDELFKQIFREDRGYTEYFKPESRRQE; from the coding sequence TTGAACTTGGAAAGTACTGAAGTTAAATACATCGCTATTGAAGGCGCTATTGGTGCAGGTAAAACTACTCTAGCCAAAAAATTAAAAGAACGACTCAACTCAGAGTTAATCCTTGAGGAATTTGAGGCAAATCCATTCCTGGAAAAATTTTATTCTGATAGAAGACGGTTTGCATTTCAAACGCAAATGTTTTTTCTGATCAACAGGTATAAACAGCAGGAGCAGCTTAATCAGGAAAATCTCTTTACTGACTTTATTGTTTCGGATTACATTTTTGAAAAGGATAGAATTTTTGCATACATGAATTTGAGTGCTGAAGAATTGAAATTATACGAATCTATTTTTCCGCTGCTTGCCAGAAGTTTACGTAAACCGGATCTCGTAGTCTATCTTCAATCCGGACCGGAAAGATTAATGTATAACATTAAAAAACGAGCAAGAAAAATCGAACGGAATTTAACACGAAGTTACATCGAAGAACTAAGTGAATCCTACAACCATTTCTTTTTCAGATATCAATCTACTCCCTTGCTCATCGTTAACTCAACCGACATTGACTTTGTAAATAATGAAGAAGATTTTGACGAACTTTTCAAGCAGATATTCAGAGAGGACCGCGGATATACCGAGTACTTCAAACCCGAATCAAGGAGGCAGGAATGA
- the folK gene encoding 2-amino-4-hydroxy-6-hydroxymethyldihydropteridine diphosphokinase has translation MIHQIKDFSHTAFIGIGTNEGDKLANIRFALSEIDESDSSSIENVSSICETLPMGEVQQENFLNAVIKIKTKLLPEGLFLFLKSIEKKAGRIKRERWGPRELDLDILFYDDIIYNKNELIIPHSGVIERDFVLVPLIEIEPHLIHPILKVELSELLKELKTKNILNKIHENIKAITV, from the coding sequence TTGATTCACCAAATAAAAGATTTTTCGCATACCGCTTTTATCGGAATCGGAACAAATGAAGGTGATAAGTTAGCGAACATTCGTTTTGCACTAAGTGAAATTGATGAATCAGATTCATCCTCAATTGAAAATGTATCTTCCATTTGCGAAACATTACCAATGGGTGAAGTTCAACAGGAAAATTTTTTAAATGCCGTTATAAAAATTAAAACTAAATTATTACCCGAAGGTTTGTTTTTATTTTTAAAATCTATTGAAAAAAAAGCTGGCAGGATTAAACGCGAGCGATGGGGTCCGCGTGAATTAGATCTTGATATTCTTTTTTATGACGATATTATTTATAACAAAAATGAATTAATTATTCCGCATTCCGGAGTTATTGAACGTGACTTTGTCCTTGTTCCATTAATTGAAATTGAACCGCATTTGATTCACCCGATTTTAAAAGTTGAACTTAGTGAACTACTAAAAGAACTTAAGACAAAGAATATCCTAAATAAAATTCATGAAAACATTAAAGCAATTACGGTTTGA
- the folB gene encoding dihydroneopterin aldolase: MQNIIRIKKATFYGYHGVRSEEQSVGGKFEADVDIYTDFSKAATKDSLSGTIDYHKVYSFMYELALKEKHYLIESLANKIADELMKRFEGINEIAVRVRKNNPPVGGVVECVEVEVIKNRSEIK; this comes from the coding sequence ATGCAGAATATAATCAGAATAAAAAAAGCAACTTTCTACGGTTATCATGGTGTTCGTTCGGAAGAGCAAAGCGTGGGGGGAAAGTTTGAAGCAGATGTAGATATTTATACCGACTTTTCTAAAGCCGCAACTAAAGATAGTTTGAGCGGCACAATTGACTATCATAAAGTTTATTCATTTATGTACGAGCTTGCACTTAAAGAAAAACATTATCTCATTGAATCATTAGCTAACAAAATTGCCGATGAATTGATGAAAAGATTTGAAGGAATAAATGAAATAGCTGTCCGTGTCCGAAAAAATAATCCGCCCGTCGGCGGTGTTGTTGAGTGTGTTGAAGTTGAAGTAATAAAAAACCGGAGTGAAATAAAATAA
- a CDS encoding EamA family transporter, with protein MTDKLKIVLVYGLICLIWGSTWLAIRIGLESFTPLFSAGIRFIIAAIAILLITRLSKLHFQFDKVAIMLYVVMGLFSFVIPFGLVYWAEQFVPSGLAAVLFAVYPFFVAIFTFYLIKTERINFLKTVGMIISFIGIIVIFSNDLTGNISDNLIGMIAVVISAIMQAVIAVVIKKYGSHLHPLSMNFFPMLIGGMFLAFIGLWFEDINNITITMPAVLSILYLALFGSVITFTSYYWLMKKINIVLLSLISFITPVIAIIIGWIFYGESLQPRHIAGAVLVLAGIAFENLFKIFRNETSESISRQ; from the coding sequence ATGACCGATAAACTTAAAATAGTTTTAGTTTATGGTTTGATCTGTCTGATCTGGGGCTCCACCTGGCTTGCAATCAGAATTGGGCTTGAATCATTTACACCTCTTTTTTCAGCAGGAATAAGATTTATTATTGCCGCAATTGCAATATTACTTATCACAAGATTAAGCAAATTGCATTTTCAATTTGATAAAGTTGCAATTATGCTATACGTTGTTATGGGATTATTTTCATTCGTTATTCCATTCGGATTGGTCTATTGGGCTGAACAATTTGTGCCATCAGGATTAGCCGCTGTTTTGTTTGCTGTCTATCCTTTTTTTGTCGCAATTTTTACTTTTTATTTAATTAAAACAGAGCGGATTAATTTCTTAAAGACTGTTGGAATGATAATCAGCTTTATTGGAATAATAGTGATATTTTCAAATGATCTAACCGGGAATATATCAGATAATTTGATTGGCATGATTGCGGTAGTGATCAGTGCAATTATGCAGGCAGTTATTGCTGTAGTTATAAAAAAATATGGCTCACACCTTCATCCTTTGTCAATGAATTTTTTCCCAATGTTAATTGGCGGAATGTTTCTTGCGTTTATAGGTTTATGGTTTGAAGATATTAATAACATCACGATAACAATGCCGGCGGTGTTATCAATATTGTATTTAGCATTATTCGGAAGTGTTATTACTTTCACCTCTTATTATTGGTTGATGAAAAAAATAAATATTGTGCTGCTTTCATTAATCTCTTTTATTACTCCGGTCATTGCAATCATTATTGGTTGGATTTTTTACGGCGAAAGTTTACAGCCTCGGCATATTGCCGGTGCAGTATTAGTATTGGCAGGAATTGCGTTTGAAAATCTATTCAAAATATTTAGAAATGAGACGAGCGAGTCCATTTCCAGGCAGTGA
- the pgeF gene encoding peptidoglycan editing factor PgeF, with the protein MQPLIIRPKIYNPYRDIISGVSSKIGAGRKKPFFFNLSFNVGDDEQILKENRNLFFDALNLSEQESAFQNQIHSDIITYVDSPGNCGQSDAMITDRRGLALAVSIADCTPILIYDKSKKVIAAVHSGWRGTYKEILLKTISKLVDDFHSDPTTFICYIGPSISQINYEVDNEVAEKFPEKYSVKRDHKYLLDVSGINYDFLVEAGVKKCNILKSILCTFTYKSIFHSYRRDGKKSGRSLAVICMKDHLDDR; encoded by the coding sequence ATGCAGCCTTTAATTATTAGACCAAAAATATACAATCCTTACCGGGATATTATTTCCGGAGTTAGTTCTAAAATTGGTGCGGGGAGAAAAAAACCATTCTTCTTCAATCTATCATTCAATGTCGGGGATGATGAACAAATCTTAAAAGAAAATCGGAATTTATTTTTTGACGCTCTAAATTTGTCCGAACAAGAATCTGCGTTTCAAAACCAAATCCATAGTGATATAATTACCTATGTTGATTCACCGGGAAATTGCGGGCAGTCCGATGCGATGATCACAGACAGGCGTGGTTTGGCGCTTGCTGTCAGTATTGCCGATTGTACTCCAATCTTAATTTATGATAAATCTAAAAAAGTGATTGCTGCTGTTCACTCCGGCTGGCGGGGAACTTATAAGGAAATATTATTAAAAACTATTTCGAAGCTTGTAGATGATTTTCATTCTGACCCGACCACTTTCATTTGTTATATCGGACCGAGTATCAGTCAAATTAATTATGAAGTTGATAATGAGGTCGCTGAAAAATTTCCCGAAAAATATTCTGTAAAAAGAGATCATAAATATCTGCTTGATGTTTCGGGAATAAATTATGATTTCTTGGTCGAGGCGGGAGTAAAAAAATGTAATATTCTGAAGTCAATTCTCTGCACATTCACTTATAAAAGTATTTTTCATTCGTATAGAAGAGATGGAAAAAAATCCGGCAGATCACTTGCTGTAATTTGTATGAAGGATCATTTAGATGACCGATAA
- the surE gene encoding 5'/3'-nucleotidase SurE, translating into MKILVCNDDGINSPGIFSLANALKEIGEVTVVAPRNEQSAVGHGITMQYPLRVTEYFKNDIFFGYAVDGTPADCIKMGIRNIMKSSPDLVVSGINNGSNTAINIIYSGTVSAAREAAIMDVPSIAISVTSHAAKDFTFAGKIARLLSVEIVSKKIPAGTLLNVNVPAIPENQIGGIKLTKQGKSKWDDIYEKRIDPFGKDYYWLTGNLMEMDNEIDTDQAAVKKNFVSVTPIHFDLTDYDTFNNMREWKLETLLNGKKN; encoded by the coding sequence TTGAAAATTTTAGTATGCAATGATGATGGGATTAATTCTCCAGGAATATTTTCTCTTGCAAATGCTTTAAAAGAAATTGGAGAGGTAACCGTGGTAGCTCCGAGAAATGAACAAAGTGCAGTTGGTCATGGAATAACAATGCAGTACCCTTTGAGAGTTACAGAATATTTTAAAAATGATATTTTTTTTGGTTACGCTGTTGATGGAACTCCGGCTGATTGCATCAAAATGGGTATCAGGAATATTATGAAATCTTCCCCCGATCTTGTGGTTTCGGGAATCAATAATGGTTCAAACACAGCGATAAATATTATTTATTCAGGAACAGTTTCAGCAGCCAGAGAAGCTGCTATAATGGATGTGCCTTCCATTGCAATTTCTGTAACAAGTCACGCAGCAAAAGATTTTACATTCGCCGGGAAAATTGCACGACTGCTTTCCGTCGAAATTGTTTCAAAAAAAATACCTGCAGGTACTTTATTAAACGTCAATGTTCCGGCAATTCCGGAAAATCAAATTGGGGGGATAAAATTGACTAAGCAGGGAAAATCAAAGTGGGATGATATTTATGAAAAAAGAATTGATCCATTCGGTAAAGATTATTATTGGCTAACCGGTAACTTAATGGAAATGGATAACGAAATTGATACTGATCAGGCGGCAGTTAAAAAGAATTTTGTGTCAGTCACACCCATCCATTTTGACCTGACTGACTATGATACTTTTAATAATATGAGGGAGTGGAAACTTGAAACTTTATTAAATGGTAAGAAAAATTAA
- a CDS encoding PhzF family phenazine biosynthesis protein: MVRKIKYSRINSFTSNSFAGNPAGVLMSNKLSESEMQLIARELNFAETTFISSSNYCNYKLRWLTPTSEVDLCGHATIAALHFLKENNELAENQELIFETRSGNLRCGFKDGKYFMEIPINIVENFEDDKKIF, from the coding sequence ATGGTAAGAAAAATTAAGTACTCGCGGATAAATTCTTTTACATCTAATTCCTTTGCCGGAAATCCTGCCGGTGTGTTGATGAGCAATAAACTTTCAGAATCTGAAATGCAGTTAATTGCGCGCGAATTAAACTTTGCGGAAACTACATTTATTTCATCATCAAATTATTGTAACTACAAACTAAGGTGGTTAACCCCAACGTCTGAAGTTGATCTATGCGGACATGCTACAATTGCCGCATTACATTTTTTAAAAGAAAATAATGAGCTTGCGGAGAATCAAGAATTAATTTTTGAAACACGTTCGGGCAATCTTCGCTGTGGTTTTAAGGATGGAAAATACTTTATGGAAATCCCGATTAATATTGTCGAAAATTTTGAGGATGACAAAAAAATATTTTAA
- a CDS encoding PhzF family phenazine biosynthesis protein, giving the protein MRIEEEIVNSDLPFLIHNKILFIAIDFLNDLNKVSPNFIELSKITTNSLFNSVMLYTLQTNESANQAYSRFFAPADGIDEDIVTGSANGPLLLILKRLNLIDTRPEIIVCTFEQGDILNRPGRVTVSYNQNKNELIIIGDAVTVVRGEFII; this is encoded by the coding sequence TTGAGAATAGAAGAGGAAATTGTTAATTCTGATTTACCGTTTTTGATTCATAATAAAATTCTTTTTATCGCTATTGATTTTTTAAACGACCTTAATAAAGTATCACCCAATTTTATTGAGCTAAGTAAAATCACAACAAATAGTTTGTTTAATTCGGTGATGCTTTATACTCTTCAAACAAATGAAAGTGCAAACCAGGCTTACTCAAGATTTTTTGCCCCCGCAGATGGAATTGATGAGGACATAGTTACGGGCTCAGCTAATGGTCCCCTTTTATTAATTCTGAAAAGATTAAACTTGATTGATACAAGACCTGAAATTATTGTTTGCACATTTGAACAAGGTGATATTTTAAATCGTCCTGGACGTGTAACTGTAAGTTATAACCAAAATAAAAATGAATTAATCATAATTGGAGATGCGGTGACCGTTGTAAGAGGGGAGTTTATAATCTGA
- a CDS encoding ComF family protein codes for MNFISLKNNLFGFFLPRFCPGCGSKLDINTEPICRDCLSSMLRVAQTRLTYEYNKKFAGEKLITEFISLYEFEKGKELQNILHSFKYQNRFLIGRYFGQLLYQSFKEKIDLWEIDFLIAVPLHHLKKAERGYNQSDYIVKGISSMSGIPVKNFHLKRQRYTESQTTKTKAERLQNMAEAFKPRKEQQLINKRVLLVDDVITTGATISECARALSEKGVAKIFAASIAIA; via the coding sequence ATGAATTTTATAAGTCTTAAAAATAATTTATTTGGCTTTTTCCTTCCGAGATTTTGCCCCGGATGCGGTTCCAAACTTGATATTAATACAGAACCCATTTGCAGAGATTGCCTTTCCTCTATGCTTCGCGTTGCCCAAACAAGATTAACTTATGAGTACAATAAAAAATTTGCCGGGGAAAAACTCATAACTGAATTTATTTCGCTGTACGAGTTTGAAAAAGGCAAAGAGCTTCAAAACATTCTTCATTCTTTTAAGTATCAAAATAGATTTTTAATAGGAAGATACTTCGGACAACTTCTTTATCAATCATTCAAAGAAAAAATTGATCTTTGGGAAATTGATTTTTTAATTGCAGTACCTCTTCATCATTTGAAAAAAGCTGAACGGGGATATAATCAATCGGATTATATTGTAAAAGGGATTTCATCAATGTCAGGAATTCCAGTAAAAAACTTCCATCTTAAAAGGCAGCGCTACACTGAATCGCAAACCACGAAAACCAAAGCAGAAAGACTGCAAAATATGGCTGAAGCCTTCAAGCCAAGAAAGGAACAGCAGCTAATTAATAAGAGAGTATTATTAGTTGATGACGTGATTACAACAGGTGCAACTATTTCGGAATGTGCCAGGGCTTTATCAGAAAAGGGTGTGGCTAAGATTTTTGCAGCTTCAATCGCAATTGCTTGA